A DNA window from Aquarana catesbeiana isolate 2022-GZ linkage group LG01, ASM4218655v1, whole genome shotgun sequence contains the following coding sequences:
- the LOC141127280 gene encoding proteinase-activated receptor 1-like, with protein MFSGNETMEGSTQQIDIHILHKTFLHEFKEYMNSWLVTKFVPSIYTVVLLMALPLNIMAIIVFLVKVKVKKPAVVYLLNLAAADVLFVSILPFHIVYRFSGNNWLMGEGMCRFVTTMYLSNMRGSILLMTSISVDRFLALVYPVQSLPWRTVRRAWLVCCCIWVISMVSTVLIFIGQLTRPFPDLNITTCSDVQDAELVERFHIYYIFPIYILLLYFLPLIITTFCYIGIIRSLSAPSIKGTQKRSRAILLSVVVLCVFVLCFGPANVIWFMHFLQVYNQASNFLYIVYIISVSVSSVSCCLDPLIYYYASSEWQRHIYSLLRCKREHTPPVGHQRVLLHKDQIQKTPNNSTETSQFI; from the coding sequence ATGTTTTCAGGTAATGAAACTATGGAGGGCTCAACCCAACAAATTGACATCCACATACTACACAAAACATTTTTACATGAATTTAAAGAATATATGAACAGTTGGTTGGTGACGAAGTTTGTGCCCTCCATCTATACCGTGGTTCTCCTCATGGCTCTTCCTCTCAATATAATGGCGATCATCGTGTTCTTAGTGAAGGTGAAGGTGAAGAAGCCGGCGGTGGTGTACCTGCTGAACCTAGCCGCTGCTGATGTTCTCTTTGTTAGTATTCTTCCTTTCCACATCGTGTACCGATTCTCAGGAAATAACTGGCTGATGGGGGAAGGGATGTGCCGATTTGTCACTACCATGTATTTAAGTAACATGCGTGGATCCATCCTGCTGATGACGAGTATCAGTGTGGACCGGTTCCTGGCTCTGGTCTACCCGGTCCAGTCCCTTCCCTGGCGCACAGTGAGACGAGCCTGGCTGGTGTGTTGCTGCATCTGGGTGATATCGATGGTCAGCACTGTGCTGATTTTCATAGGGCAACTAACCCGACCATTTCCCGACCTAAATATCACAACTTGTTCTGATGTTCAGGATGCCGAATTGGTTGAAAGGTTTCATATTTACTACATTTTCCCCATTTATATCTTACTTTTATATTTCCTACCTTTAATTATTACAACCTTCTGTTACATTGGAATCATCCGCAGTCTCAGCGCTCCGAGCATTAAGGGCACCCAGAAGAGATCCCGAGCCATCCTCCTGTCTGTGgttgtgttgtgtgtgtttgtCCTCTGCTTTGGCCCAGCCAATGTTATTTGGTTCATGCATTTCCTGCAGGTCTATAACCAAGCCAGTAACTTCCTGTACATCGTCTAcatcatcagtgtcagtgtgaGTAGTGTCAGTTGTTGTCTGGATCCTCTGATCTATTACTATGCGTCCTCGGAGTGGCAGAGACACATCTACAGCCTGCTGAGATGTAAGAGAGAACATACACCACCAGTAGGCCATCAGAGGGTCCTCCTCCACAAAGACCAGATACAGAAAACTCCCAACAATTCTACTGAAACTTCCCAGTTTATATAA